From the genome of Anopheles moucheti chromosome 3, idAnoMoucSN_F20_07, whole genome shotgun sequence, one region includes:
- the LOC128304373 gene encoding uncharacterized protein LOC128304373 yields MEQRWICYLAQLITLLLLPAYGPQFAHSTSSARGHTLWSDGPATAGTSVEKCSSSGNLKYLSGDALTDSPNCLGPNNAPYPANLVARTFSNWTPGGSSRRGRMSQLPTLDPKLTQRALLQAYGDANEATSLESARTRYSRSLDSSQCRDTPSRLCKTRYNTTAPMYGVSLTSGQPVTIVQKFPDLLQQVVFEVCESSECDVVRGECTQTYVPYLFLVIPLGPVTLTGQDYVLVESGCVCKPKYATEKPRETGGNFIP; encoded by the exons atgGAACAGCGGTGGATTTGCTATTTGGCGCAA CTGATTACACTACTGCTTCTACCCGCGTACGGTCCACAGTTCGCTCACAGCACCTCCTCTGCCCGTGGACACACCCTTTGGTCGGATGGACCAGCGACGGCCGGAACGAGCGTGGAAAAGTGTTCCTCCAGCGGTAATCTCAAGTATCTTTCCGGAGACGCGCTCACAGACAGCCCCAACTGTCTCGGACCTAACAATGCCCCGTACCCGGCGAACCTGGTGGCACGAACGTTTTCCAACTGGACGCCTGGGGGTTCGTCGCGTCGCGGCCGTATGAGTCAGCTGCCGACGCTAGATCCCAAGCTGACGCAACGTGCCCTGCTGCAGGCCTACGGTGATGCAAATGAAGCCACCTCACTCGAAAGCGCTCGCACGCGATACA GTCGCTCGCTGGACAGTAGCCAATGCCGGGATACGCCGTCACGCCTTTGCAAAACTCGCTACAACACCACGGCACCCATGTACGGCGTCAGCTTAACTTCCGGCCAGCCGGTCACGATCGTGCAGAAGTTCCCCGATCTGCTGCAGCAGGTCGTCTTCGAGGTGTGCGA ATCTTCCGAGTGTGATGTCGTGCGGGGCGAATGCACACAAACCTACGTTCCGTACCTGTTCCTGGTGATCCCGCTCGGTCCGGTAACGCTCACCGGACAGGATTATGTGCTGGTGGAGAGTGGCTGCGTCTGCAAACCGAAGTACGCGACCGAAAAACCGCGCGAGACCGGTGGCAACTTTATCCCTTAA
- the LOC128300435 gene encoding nucleolar protein dao-5-like isoform X1, with translation MAALSDAVLDALVFEHLSKKDKTFAAVFQKKFQSSKLPKGAPKLDEIVKHYQSTKSKLLLNNKQEEEGSDSDEEEESDEEEETPAPATNGKAVNGKKATNGSAAVKKQQEESDEDEEEEEDDSEDDEDEEPAPKPAAVKAPAMKGATKVTPLVKKQQEESEDEDDSDEDDDEDEEEEDSDEEEKPTTQKPQKQKPALAGQKRKAEDNEDEEDDEDEEEEDDDEEEEDTPPPVLKKASDNKQPQKNEKVTVNGKPLTNGKPLMNGNGKIRQSDSCDDSSSEKDTKATSKQTTAVKIPVRTLASAKKAESSDDSSDDSSEEDSKPTAKKPAQAVTPKATANAKTPAKTATPAVAKKQQEESSSDDSSEEEQETSKKPTVAPKATAATSKKAESSDDSSDDSSEEDSKPTAKKPATAVTPKAAPNAKTPAKTATPAVAKKQQEESSSDDSSEEEQETSKKPTVAPKATAATSKKAESSDDSSDDSSEEDSKPTAKKPATAVTPKAAPNAKTPAKTATPAVAKKQQEKSSSDDSSEEEQETSKKPTVAPKATAATSKKAESSDDSSDDSSEEDSKPTAKKPALAVTPKATVNAKTPAKTATPAVAKKQQEESSSDDSSEEEQETSKKPTVAPKATASTSKKAESSDDSSDDSSEEDSKPTAKKPATAVTPKAAPNAKTPAKTATPAVAKKQQEESSSDDSSEEEEKTSKKPTVAPKATAATSKKAEPSDDSSDDSSEEDSKPTEKKPALAVTPKATVNAKTSAKTATPAVAKKQQEESSSDDSSEEEQETSKKPTVAPKATAATSKKAESSDDSSDDSSEEDSKPTAKKPATALTPKATANAKTPAKTATPAVAKKQQEESSSDDSSEEEQETSKKPTVAPKATAATSKKAESSDDSSDDSSEEDSKPTAKKPATAVTPKAAPNAKTPAKTATPAVAKKQQAESSSDSEEEEETSKKPTVAPKATAATSKKAESSDDSSDDSSEEDSKPTAKKPATAVTSKAAPNAKTPAKTATPAVAKKQQEESSSDDSSEEEEKTSKKPTVAPKATAATSKKAESSDDSSDDSSEEDSKPTAKKPATAVTPKAAPNAKTPAKTATPAVAKKQQEKSSSDDSSEEEQETSKKPTVAPKATAATSKKAESSDDSSDDSSEEDSKPTAKKPATAVTPKAAPNAKTPAKTATPAVAKKQQEKSSSDDSSEEEQETSKKPTVAPKATAATSKKAESSDDSSDDSSEEDSKPTAKKPAQAVTPKATANAKTPADAKQQKEESSSDDSSEEEEATTKKSAAAVNKLLMSNGKRKAKSSDDSDSSEEEDSKPAAKKLATLSSTNSKSSLNPAKKGSSDSETEDDEPSEETNKSTIQVGHKRKMDDQHNQSNPPAKKVNPYSNFVRSSDQQDNYNNQIETPPNKGNFNNQNGSASSGFGSGRKSFTNSDEKRGVQRFRRVREEEIEIDERLMDNSYEAKPKEMNATLQSTKTKSNAEENQPNERRGQWKCTGCSTINNGVRRICPKCKVARTTWKCKECYEQNVVLDLEKDSCKVCNTVAPYVIGRNLNQRTGKWTCLECKATNKEQFDVCFCAMRSTTVDTKDGKVRPIKFPLLMGDWKCVDCKKHNFAKNLKCVLCYALKPKEHLQEGNKR, from the exons ATGGCTGCCCTCAGTGATGCTGTCCTCGATGCGTTGGTATTTGAGCATTTATCGAAAAAAGACAAAACGTTTGCGGCTGTATTCCAGAAAAAGTTCCAATCG TCCAAATTGCCGAAAGGAGCACCAAAGTTGGATGAAATAGTAAAACACTATCAATCCACTAAATCGAAGCTTTTGTTGAACAACAAACAAGAGGAAGAGGGATCCGATTcggatgaagaagaagaatccGACGAGGAGGAAGAAACCCCTGCACCTGCGACTAATGGTAAAGCTGTAAACGGTAAGAAGGCCACAAATGGTTCAGCAGCTGTGAAAAAACAACAGGAAGAATCTGATGAggatgaggaggaggaggaggatgatAGCGAAGATGATGAGGATGAAGAGCCGGCTCCAAAACCGGCAGCCGTAAAGGCGCCCGCGATGAAAGGGGCAACAAAGGTGACACCTCTCGTTAAGAAACAACAAGAAGAATCAGAAGACGAAGATGATTCGGATgaggacgacgacgaggacgaggaggaggaggattCTGACGAAGAGGAGAAACCTACCACTCAAAAGCCCCAGAAGCAAAAGCCGGCACTAGCAGGACAGAAACGTAAGGCAGAGGATAATGAGGATGAGGAAGACGATGAagatgaggaggaggaggatgacgacgaggaggaagaggatACGCCTCCACCAGTGCTGAAGAAAGCCAGTGACAACAAGCAGCCCcagaaaaacgaaaag GTCACCGTAAATGGCAAACCTCTGACTAATGGAAAACCGCTaatgaatggaaatggaaagataAGGCAAAGTGATTCTTGTGATGATAGTAGTTCCGAAAAGGATACTAAAGCTACTTCAAAACAGACGACTGCGGTGAAAATTCCTGTGAGGACACTAGCATCCGCAAAGAAGGCAGAATCGTCTGATGATAGCTCTGACGATAGTTCAGAAGAGGATTCGAAACCAACGGCAAAGAAACCTGCTCAAGCTGTTACACCGAAAGCTACCGCTAATGCCAAGACGCCTGCAAAGACAGCTACGCCAGCAGTTGCTAAGAAACAGCAAGAAGAGTCCAGCAGTGATGATTCTTCCGAGGAGGAGCAAGAAACATCCAAGAAACCAACAGTGGCTCCAAAAGCAACTGCTGCTACCTCAAAGAAGGCAGAATCGTCTGATGATAGCTCTGACGATAGCTCAGAAGAGGATTCGAAACCAACGGCAAAGAAACCTGCTACAGCTGTAACACCGAAAGCTGCCCCTAATGCCAAGACGCCAGCAAAGACAGCTACGCCAGCAGTTGCTAAGAAACAGCAAGAAGAGTCCAGCAGTGATGATTCTTCCGAGGAGGAGCAAGAAACATCCAAGAAACCAACAGTGGCTCCAAAAGCAACTGCTGCTACCTCAAAGAAGGCAGAATCGTCTGATGATAGCTCTGACGATAGCTCAGAAGAGGATTCGAAACCAACGGCAAAGAAACCTGCTACAGCTGTAACACCGAAAGCTGCCCCTAATGCCAAGACGCCAGCAAAGACAGCTACGCCAGCAGTTGCTAAGAAACAGCAAGAAAAGTCCAGCAGTGATGATTCTTCCGAGGAGGAGCAAGAAACATCCAAGAAACCGACAGTGGCTCCAAAAGCAACTGCTGCTACCTCAAAGAAGGCAGAATCGTCTGATGATAGCTCTGACGATAGTTCAGAAGAGGATTCGAAACCAACGGCAAAGAAACCTGCTCTAGCTGTTACACCGAAAGCTACCGTTAATGCCAAGACGCCAGCAAAGACAGCTACGCCAGCAGTTGCTAAGAAACAACAAGAAGAATCCAGCAGTGATGATTCTTCCGAGGAGGAGCAAGAAACATCCAAGAAACCAACAGTGGCTCCAAAAGCAACTGCTTCTACCTCAAAGAAGGCAGAATCGTCTGATGATAGCTCTGACGATAGTTCAGAAGAGGATTCGAAACCAACGGCAAAGAAACCTGCTACAGCTGTAACACCGAAAGCTGCCCCTAATGCCAAGACGCCTGCAAAGACAGCTACGCCAGCAGTTGCTAAGAAACAGCAAGAAGAGTCCAGCAGTGATGATTCTTccgaggaggaggaaaaaacatCCAAGAAACCGACAGTGGCTCCAAAAGCAACTGCTGCTACCTCAAAGAAGGCAGAACCGTCTGATGATAGCTCTGACGATAGTTCAGAAGAGGATTCGAAaccaacggaaaaaaaaccagctcTAGCTGTTACACCGAAAGCTACCGTTAATGCCAAGACGTCAGCAAAGACAGCTACGCCAGCAGTTGCTAAGAAACAACAAGAAGAATCCAGCAGTGATGATTCTTCCGAGGAGGAGCAAGAAACATCCAAGAAACCAACAGTGGCTCCAAAAGCAACTGCTGCTACCTCAAAGAAGGCAGAATCGTCTGATGATAGCTCTGACGATAGTTCAGAAGAGGATTCGAAACCAACGGCAAAGAAACCTGCTACAGCTTTAACACCGAAAGCTACCGCTAATGCCAAGACGCCTGCAAAGACAGCTACGCCAGCAGTTGCTAAGAAACAGCAAGAAGAGTCCAGCAGTGATGATTCTTCCGAGGAGGAGCAAGAAACATCCAAGAAACCAACAGTGGCTCCAAAAGCAACTGCTGCTACCTCAAAGAAGGCAGAATCGTCTGATGATAGCTCTGACGATAGCTCAGAAGAGGATTCGAAACCAACGGCAAAGAAACCTGCTACAGCTGTAACACCGAAAGCTGCCCCTAATGCCAAGACGCCAGCAAAGACAGCTACGCCAGCAGTTGCTAAGAAACAGCAAGCAGAGTCCAGCAGTGATtccgaggaggaggaagaaacaTCCAAGAAACCAACAGTGGCTCCAAAAGCAACTGCTGCTACCTCAAAGAAGGCAGAATCGTCTGATGATAGCTCTGACGATAGCTCAGAAGAGGATTCGAAACCAACGGCAAAGAAACCTGCTACAGCAGTAACGTCGAAAGCTGCCCCTAATGCCAAGACGCCTGCAAAGACAGCTACGCCAGCAGTTGCTAAGAAACAGCAAGAAGAGTCCAGCAGTGATGATTCTTccgaggaggaggaaaaaacatCCAAGAAACCAACAGTGGCTCCAAAAGCAACTGCTGCTACCTCAAAGAAGGCAGAATCGTCTGATGATAGCTCTGACGATAGCTCAGAAGAGGATTCGAAACCAACGGCAAAGAAACCTGCTACAGCTGTAACACCGAAAGCTGCCCCTAATGCCAAGACGCCAGCAAAGACAGCTACACCAGCAGTTGCTAAGAAACAGCAAGAAAAGTCCAGCAGTGATGATTCTTCCGAGGAGGAGCAAGAAACATCCAAGAAACCAACAGTGGCTCCAAAAGCAACTGCTGCTACCTCAAAGAAGGCAGAATCGTCTGATGATAGCTCTGACGATAGCTCAGAAGAGGATTCGAAACCAACGGCAAAGAAACCTGCTACAGCTGTAACACCGAAAGCTGCACCTAATGCCAAGACGCCAGCAAAGACAGCTACGCCAGCAGTTGCTAAGAAACAGCAAGAAAAGTCCAGCAGTGATGATTCTTCCGAGGAGGAGCAAGAAACATCCAAGAAACCAACAGTGGCTCCAAAAGCAACTGCTGCTACCTCAAAGAAGGCAGAATCGTCTGATGATAGCTCTGACGATAGCTCAGAAGAGGATTCGAAACCAACGGCAAAGAAACCTGCTCAAGCTGTTACACCGAAAGCTACCGCTAATGCCAAGACGCCAGCAGATGCTAAGCAGCAGAAAGAAGAATCCAGCAGTGATGATTCTTCCGAGGAAGAGGAGGCAACGACGAAAAAATCAGCGGCTGCAGTTAATAAACTGTTGATGTCAAACGgcaaacgaaaagcaaaatcGTCGGATGATTCAGATAGCTCCGAGGAAGAGGATTCAAAACCAGCAGCAAAGAAGCTTGCCACGTTGAGTTCAACTAACTCAAAATCTTCATTGAACCCAGCAAAGAAAGGCTCTTCAGATTCGGAAACGGAAGATGATGAGCCTTcagaagaaacaaataaatcaactATTCAAGTAggacataaaagaaaaatggatgatCAACATAACCAGAGCAATCCTCCAGCCAAGAAAGTAAATCCCTACAGCAACTTCGTTAGGTCTAGTGATCAGCAGGATAACTACAATAACCAG ATTGAAACTCCACCCAACAAaggaaattttaataatcagAATGGAAGCGCCAGCAGTGGTTTCGGTAGCGGACGCAAATCTTTCACCAACAGCGATGAAAAACGTGGTGTACAGCGGTTCCGCCGCGTACGGGAGgaggaaattgaaattgatgaaCGGCTAATGGATAATTCTTACGAAGCTAAG CCAAAGGAGATGAACGCTACATTGCAAAGCACTAAAACGAAATCAAATGCTGAAGAAAATCAACCTAACGAACGTCGCGGCCAGTGGAAATGTACCGGATGTTCTACTATTAATAATGGAGTGCGCCGAATATGTCCCAAATGTAAAGTGGCACGTACAACTTGGAAATGTAAAGAGTGCTACGAACAAAATGTAGTGCTTGATCTTGAAAAGGATTCTTGCAAAGTTTGCAACACTGTCGCACCGTACGTTATCGGTCGGAATCTAAATCAGCGAACGGGGAAGTGGACTTGTTTGGAATGTAAGGCAACGAACAAAGAGCAGTTTGATGTATGTTTTTGTGCCATGCGATCTACCACAGTAGATACTAAAGACGGCAAAGTGAGGCCAATCAAATTTCCGTTATTGATGGGTGATTGGAAGTGTGTGGATtgtaaaaaacataattttgccAAAAACTTAAAATGCGTTCTATGTTATGCTCTGAAGCCGAAGGAACACTTACAGGAGGGAAATAAACGATGA
- the LOC128300435 gene encoding nucleolar protein dao-5-like isoform X2 — MAALSDAVLDALVFEHLSKKDKTFAAVFQKKFQSSKLPKGAPKLDEIVKHYQSTKSKLLLNNKQEEEGSDSDEEEESDEEEETPAPATNGKAVNGKKATNGSAAVKKQQEESDEDEEEEEDDSEDDEDEEPAPKPAAVKAPAMKGATKVTPLVKKQQEESEDEDDSDEDDDEDEEEEDSDEEEKPTTQKPQKQKPALAGQKRKAEDNEDEEDDEDEEEEDDDEEEEDTPPPVLKKASDNKQPQKNEKVTVNGKPLTNGKPLMNGNGKIRQSDSCDDSSSEKDTKATSKQTTAVKIPVRTLASAKKAESSDDSSDDSSEEDSKPTAKKPAQAVTPKATANAKTPAKTATPAVAKKQQEESSSDDSSEEEQETSKKPTVAPKATAATSKKAESSDDSSDDSSEEDSKPTAKKPATAVTPKAAPNAKTPAKTATPAVAKKQQEESSSDDSSEEEQETSKKPTVAPKATAATSKKAESSDDSSDDSSEEDSKPTAKKPATAVTPKAAPNAKTPAKTATPAVAKKQQEKSSSDDSSEEEQETSKKPTVAPKATAATSKKAESSDDSSDDSSEEDSKPTAKKPALAVTPKATVNAKTPAKTATPAVAKKQQEESSSDDSSEEEQETSKKPTVAPKATASTSKKAESSDDSSDDSSEEDSKPTAKKPATAVTPKAAPNAKTPAKTATPAVAKKQQEESSSDDSSEEEEKTSKKPTVAPKATAATSKKAEPSDDSSDDSSEEDSKPTEKKPALAVTPKATVNAKTSAKTATPAVAKKQQEESSSDDSSEEEQETSKKPTVAPKATAATSKKAESSDDSSDDSSEEDSKPTAKKPATALTPKATANAKTPAKTATPAVAKKQQEESSSDDSSEEEQETSKKPTVAPKATAATSKKAESSDDSSDDSSEEDSKPTAKKPATAVTPKAAPNAKTPAKTATPAVAKKQQAESSSDSEEEEETSKKPTVAPKATAATSKKAESSDDSSDDSSEEDSKPTAKKPATAVTSKAAPNAKTPAKTATPAVAKKQQEESSSDDSSEEEEKTSKKPTVAPKATAATSKKAESSDDSSDDSSEEDSKPTAKKPATAVTPKAAPNAKTPAKTATPAVAKKQQEKSSSDDSSEEEQETSKKPTVAPKATAATSKKAESSDDSSDDSSEEDSKPTAKKPATAVTPKAAPNAKTPAKTATPAVAKKQQEKSSSDDSSEEEQETSKKPTVAPKATAATSKKAESSDDSSDDSSEEDSKPTAKKPAQAVTPKATANAKTPADAKQQKEESSSDDSSEEEEATTKKSAAAVNKLLMSNGKRKAKSSDDSDSSEEEDSKPAAKKLATLSSTNSKSSLNPAKKGSSDSETEDDEPSEETNKSTIQVGHKRKMDDQHNQSNPPAKKVNPYSNFVRSSDQQDNYNNQIETPPNKGNFNNQNGSASSGFGSGRKSFTNSDEKRGVQRFRRVREEEIEIDERLMDNSYEAKQNAYGAFGERANQILKNTKGKSFRHEKTKKKRAGYQGGFIDTSVNSIKFED, encoded by the exons ATGGCTGCCCTCAGTGATGCTGTCCTCGATGCGTTGGTATTTGAGCATTTATCGAAAAAAGACAAAACGTTTGCGGCTGTATTCCAGAAAAAGTTCCAATCG TCCAAATTGCCGAAAGGAGCACCAAAGTTGGATGAAATAGTAAAACACTATCAATCCACTAAATCGAAGCTTTTGTTGAACAACAAACAAGAGGAAGAGGGATCCGATTcggatgaagaagaagaatccGACGAGGAGGAAGAAACCCCTGCACCTGCGACTAATGGTAAAGCTGTAAACGGTAAGAAGGCCACAAATGGTTCAGCAGCTGTGAAAAAACAACAGGAAGAATCTGATGAggatgaggaggaggaggaggatgatAGCGAAGATGATGAGGATGAAGAGCCGGCTCCAAAACCGGCAGCCGTAAAGGCGCCCGCGATGAAAGGGGCAACAAAGGTGACACCTCTCGTTAAGAAACAACAAGAAGAATCAGAAGACGAAGATGATTCGGATgaggacgacgacgaggacgaggaggaggaggattCTGACGAAGAGGAGAAACCTACCACTCAAAAGCCCCAGAAGCAAAAGCCGGCACTAGCAGGACAGAAACGTAAGGCAGAGGATAATGAGGATGAGGAAGACGATGAagatgaggaggaggaggatgacgacgaggaggaagaggatACGCCTCCACCAGTGCTGAAGAAAGCCAGTGACAACAAGCAGCCCcagaaaaacgaaaag GTCACCGTAAATGGCAAACCTCTGACTAATGGAAAACCGCTaatgaatggaaatggaaagataAGGCAAAGTGATTCTTGTGATGATAGTAGTTCCGAAAAGGATACTAAAGCTACTTCAAAACAGACGACTGCGGTGAAAATTCCTGTGAGGACACTAGCATCCGCAAAGAAGGCAGAATCGTCTGATGATAGCTCTGACGATAGTTCAGAAGAGGATTCGAAACCAACGGCAAAGAAACCTGCTCAAGCTGTTACACCGAAAGCTACCGCTAATGCCAAGACGCCTGCAAAGACAGCTACGCCAGCAGTTGCTAAGAAACAGCAAGAAGAGTCCAGCAGTGATGATTCTTCCGAGGAGGAGCAAGAAACATCCAAGAAACCAACAGTGGCTCCAAAAGCAACTGCTGCTACCTCAAAGAAGGCAGAATCGTCTGATGATAGCTCTGACGATAGCTCAGAAGAGGATTCGAAACCAACGGCAAAGAAACCTGCTACAGCTGTAACACCGAAAGCTGCCCCTAATGCCAAGACGCCAGCAAAGACAGCTACGCCAGCAGTTGCTAAGAAACAGCAAGAAGAGTCCAGCAGTGATGATTCTTCCGAGGAGGAGCAAGAAACATCCAAGAAACCAACAGTGGCTCCAAAAGCAACTGCTGCTACCTCAAAGAAGGCAGAATCGTCTGATGATAGCTCTGACGATAGCTCAGAAGAGGATTCGAAACCAACGGCAAAGAAACCTGCTACAGCTGTAACACCGAAAGCTGCCCCTAATGCCAAGACGCCAGCAAAGACAGCTACGCCAGCAGTTGCTAAGAAACAGCAAGAAAAGTCCAGCAGTGATGATTCTTCCGAGGAGGAGCAAGAAACATCCAAGAAACCGACAGTGGCTCCAAAAGCAACTGCTGCTACCTCAAAGAAGGCAGAATCGTCTGATGATAGCTCTGACGATAGTTCAGAAGAGGATTCGAAACCAACGGCAAAGAAACCTGCTCTAGCTGTTACACCGAAAGCTACCGTTAATGCCAAGACGCCAGCAAAGACAGCTACGCCAGCAGTTGCTAAGAAACAACAAGAAGAATCCAGCAGTGATGATTCTTCCGAGGAGGAGCAAGAAACATCCAAGAAACCAACAGTGGCTCCAAAAGCAACTGCTTCTACCTCAAAGAAGGCAGAATCGTCTGATGATAGCTCTGACGATAGTTCAGAAGAGGATTCGAAACCAACGGCAAAGAAACCTGCTACAGCTGTAACACCGAAAGCTGCCCCTAATGCCAAGACGCCTGCAAAGACAGCTACGCCAGCAGTTGCTAAGAAACAGCAAGAAGAGTCCAGCAGTGATGATTCTTccgaggaggaggaaaaaacatCCAAGAAACCGACAGTGGCTCCAAAAGCAACTGCTGCTACCTCAAAGAAGGCAGAACCGTCTGATGATAGCTCTGACGATAGTTCAGAAGAGGATTCGAAaccaacggaaaaaaaaccagctcTAGCTGTTACACCGAAAGCTACCGTTAATGCCAAGACGTCAGCAAAGACAGCTACGCCAGCAGTTGCTAAGAAACAACAAGAAGAATCCAGCAGTGATGATTCTTCCGAGGAGGAGCAAGAAACATCCAAGAAACCAACAGTGGCTCCAAAAGCAACTGCTGCTACCTCAAAGAAGGCAGAATCGTCTGATGATAGCTCTGACGATAGTTCAGAAGAGGATTCGAAACCAACGGCAAAGAAACCTGCTACAGCTTTAACACCGAAAGCTACCGCTAATGCCAAGACGCCTGCAAAGACAGCTACGCCAGCAGTTGCTAAGAAACAGCAAGAAGAGTCCAGCAGTGATGATTCTTCCGAGGAGGAGCAAGAAACATCCAAGAAACCAACAGTGGCTCCAAAAGCAACTGCTGCTACCTCAAAGAAGGCAGAATCGTCTGATGATAGCTCTGACGATAGCTCAGAAGAGGATTCGAAACCAACGGCAAAGAAACCTGCTACAGCTGTAACACCGAAAGCTGCCCCTAATGCCAAGACGCCAGCAAAGACAGCTACGCCAGCAGTTGCTAAGAAACAGCAAGCAGAGTCCAGCAGTGATtccgaggaggaggaagaaacaTCCAAGAAACCAACAGTGGCTCCAAAAGCAACTGCTGCTACCTCAAAGAAGGCAGAATCGTCTGATGATAGCTCTGACGATAGCTCAGAAGAGGATTCGAAACCAACGGCAAAGAAACCTGCTACAGCAGTAACGTCGAAAGCTGCCCCTAATGCCAAGACGCCTGCAAAGACAGCTACGCCAGCAGTTGCTAAGAAACAGCAAGAAGAGTCCAGCAGTGATGATTCTTccgaggaggaggaaaaaacatCCAAGAAACCAACAGTGGCTCCAAAAGCAACTGCTGCTACCTCAAAGAAGGCAGAATCGTCTGATGATAGCTCTGACGATAGCTCAGAAGAGGATTCGAAACCAACGGCAAAGAAACCTGCTACAGCTGTAACACCGAAAGCTGCCCCTAATGCCAAGACGCCAGCAAAGACAGCTACACCAGCAGTTGCTAAGAAACAGCAAGAAAAGTCCAGCAGTGATGATTCTTCCGAGGAGGAGCAAGAAACATCCAAGAAACCAACAGTGGCTCCAAAAGCAACTGCTGCTACCTCAAAGAAGGCAGAATCGTCTGATGATAGCTCTGACGATAGCTCAGAAGAGGATTCGAAACCAACGGCAAAGAAACCTGCTACAGCTGTAACACCGAAAGCTGCACCTAATGCCAAGACGCCAGCAAAGACAGCTACGCCAGCAGTTGCTAAGAAACAGCAAGAAAAGTCCAGCAGTGATGATTCTTCCGAGGAGGAGCAAGAAACATCCAAGAAACCAACAGTGGCTCCAAAAGCAACTGCTGCTACCTCAAAGAAGGCAGAATCGTCTGATGATAGCTCTGACGATAGCTCAGAAGAGGATTCGAAACCAACGGCAAAGAAACCTGCTCAAGCTGTTACACCGAAAGCTACCGCTAATGCCAAGACGCCAGCAGATGCTAAGCAGCAGAAAGAAGAATCCAGCAGTGATGATTCTTCCGAGGAAGAGGAGGCAACGACGAAAAAATCAGCGGCTGCAGTTAATAAACTGTTGATGTCAAACGgcaaacgaaaagcaaaatcGTCGGATGATTCAGATAGCTCCGAGGAAGAGGATTCAAAACCAGCAGCAAAGAAGCTTGCCACGTTGAGTTCAACTAACTCAAAATCTTCATTGAACCCAGCAAAGAAAGGCTCTTCAGATTCGGAAACGGAAGATGATGAGCCTTcagaagaaacaaataaatcaactATTCAAGTAggacataaaagaaaaatggatgatCAACATAACCAGAGCAATCCTCCAGCCAAGAAAGTAAATCCCTACAGCAACTTCGTTAGGTCTAGTGATCAGCAGGATAACTACAATAACCAG ATTGAAACTCCACCCAACAAaggaaattttaataatcagAATGGAAGCGCCAGCAGTGGTTTCGGTAGCGGACGCAAATCTTTCACCAACAGCGATGAAAAACGTGGTGTACAGCGGTTCCGCCGCGTACGGGAGgaggaaattgaaattgatgaaCGGCTAATGGATAATTCTTACGAAGCTAAG CAAAATGCATACGGTGCGTTCGGTGAACGAGCAAATCAGATTTTAAAGAACACGAAAGGCAAATCGTTCCGCCACGAAAAGACGAAAAAGAAACGTGCTGGATACCAGGGTGGATTTATAGATACATCTGTAAATTCTATCAAGTTTGAAGATTAG